A section of the Clostridium felsineum DSM 794 genome encodes:
- a CDS encoding glycoside hydrolase family 28 protein, whose product MNFNSVATTSTSASFEIENNECFYLENKADVYLNNKKVLTSEKNVFTLNNLKPSTEYNIFIEDTVTKSKSPVISIKTKSESSVINILDFGAIGNGTHVNTSFIQAAINVCPAFGRVVVPKGTFLTGPLFLKSHITLELEKGAVLLGLKERESYPILKANIPMGNNDFYLGSWEGNEADSFASIITAIGAENVNIIGEGTIDGNADFDTWWFKAKEKRVAWRPRTLFINACKNVLVEGVTVKNSPSWTIHPLMSNHLSFINLSIQNPFDAPNTDALDPESCKDVLILGDTFSVGDDCIAIKSGKIDISVKNPVASENITIRNCNMHSGHGAVVLGSEMSSGIKSIFIEKCIFNETDRGLRVKTRRGRGSKGIIDNIHMKNIKMDKVLTPFAINSFYFCDDDGKTEYVWSKEKLPVDDRTPYIGSINVENVTCTNAKVCAAFMYGLPEQKIGKVHMKNVSVSFDESAEEGFADMMSFLEPMKRNGMYFNNIKELVLEDVIVEKALNEEITQINIG is encoded by the coding sequence ATGAATTTTAATTCAGTCGCAACAACTTCAACATCTGCTTCATTTGAAATAGAAAATAATGAGTGCTTTTATTTAGAAAACAAAGCAGATGTATACCTAAATAATAAAAAAGTTTTAACATCAGAAAAGAATGTATTTACACTAAACAATTTAAAACCAAGTACAGAATACAATATATTTATAGAAGATACTGTTACTAAATCTAAAAGCCCTGTTATAAGTATAAAAACAAAATCTGAATCCTCAGTTATTAACATATTAGACTTTGGAGCTATCGGTAATGGAACACATGTAAATACCTCTTTCATACAAGCTGCTATAAATGTATGCCCTGCTTTTGGACGAGTTGTTGTTCCAAAGGGAACTTTTTTAACAGGACCTTTATTTCTTAAAAGCCATATAACTCTTGAATTAGAAAAAGGTGCTGTACTTTTGGGTTTAAAGGAAAGAGAAAGCTACCCTATTCTAAAAGCAAACATTCCTATGGGTAATAACGATTTTTATCTTGGTTCTTGGGAAGGAAATGAAGCCGACTCATTTGCAAGTATAATTACAGCTATAGGTGCTGAAAATGTAAATATAATAGGTGAAGGTACTATAGATGGTAATGCTGATTTTGATACTTGGTGGTTTAAAGCTAAAGAAAAGAGAGTTGCTTGGAGACCTAGAACCTTGTTTATCAATGCATGTAAAAACGTATTAGTTGAAGGAGTAACTGTTAAAAACTCCCCATCTTGGACTATTCATCCCTTAATGAGTAATCATTTAAGCTTTATAAACTTAAGTATTCAAAATCCATTTGATGCACCAAACACTGATGCCTTAGATCCTGAGTCCTGTAAAGATGTTTTAATACTTGGTGATACTTTTTCAGTTGGAGATGACTGTATAGCAATAAAATCAGGAAAAATAGACATAAGTGTAAAAAATCCTGTTGCTTCTGAAAACATAACTATACGAAACTGCAATATGCATTCTGGTCATGGTGCTGTTGTTTTAGGAAGTGAGATGTCTTCTGGAATAAAATCTATATTCATTGAAAAATGTATCTTTAATGAAACTGATAGAGGCCTTAGAGTTAAAACAAGACGTGGTAGAGGTTCAAAAGGTATTATAGATAACATTCATATGAAAAATATAAAAATGGACAAAGTTCTAACACCTTTTGCTATTAACTCCTTCTATTTCTGCGATGATGATGGAAAAACAGAATATGTTTGGAGTAAAGAAAAACTACCTGTTGATGATAGAACTCCTTACATTGGAAGTATTAATGTTGAAAATGTAACTTGTACTAATGCTAAAGTATGTGCTGCATTTATGTACGGTCTTCCAGAACAAAAAATAGGTAAGGTTCATATGAAAAATGTATCAGTAAGCTTCGATGAAAGCGCAGAGGAAGGCTTTGCTGATATGATGAGCTTCCTAGAGCCAATGAAGAGAAACGGTATGTACTTTAACAATATTAAAGAATTAGTCCTTGAAGATGTTATTGTAGAAAAAGCCTTAAATGAAGAAATAACACAAATAAATATTGGTTAA
- a CDS encoding glycosyltransferase 87 family protein, which yields MEALKKNKTKFILSFIIAILVIICVYSLCTYKSNDKNTGFPKIGAGFKNHMTNSANSKNTPSSNSKKVTTNNIKKDSRTNSQNHSRADIGGPPDSQDSSGSKSTMQGPPGSQGSPNFKNNIKRSHGGPPGMMGGFSNSDNKYSPYVIAYALAFFVLSILGYLAIVKKKIKISTENGGFILASFLIIGFLFRIIVGLLITGYSSDIGLYKQWASSAAKNFASVYKSTGSIDYPPVYIYVLFIIGKIASTSLGSYYTLLIKLPSIIADIASAYFVYKLSKKYFSFEKSFVLTLFFLFNPAILINSALWGQADSFFTLLIIFAVYFMSENKIIPSSIFFALSVLMKPQGIIFLPLVLFWYIRNRDLKAILKSIASGIITAIIVILPFSIVNGNITWIFKLYTREVSEYPYASNNAYNLYNLIGANNVKDSNTMFIFSYHTWGMIFIVLITVFSGILFLKSKSKRVAALAALIQVVGVFNLSVGMHERYMFAAVLISILAYIYFKNNKILIISLLLSFINYANMHSVLFNQMSMRNNSSTPIWTVFISMLNIITFAYLIKVSFDLCIKKNTTT from the coding sequence TTGGAGGCTTTAAAGAAAAATAAAACTAAATTTATTTTATCATTTATTATAGCTATATTGGTAATTATATGTGTTTACTCTTTATGTACTTATAAAAGCAATGACAAAAACACTGGTTTTCCTAAAATTGGAGCTGGTTTTAAAAATCATATGACTAATTCAGCAAATTCAAAAAATACACCTTCTTCCAATAGCAAAAAAGTAACTACTAATAATATAAAGAAAGATTCAAGGACAAATTCTCAAAATCATTCTAGAGCTGATATAGGTGGTCCTCCAGACTCTCAAGATAGTTCTGGTTCTAAATCTACTATGCAAGGTCCTCCTGGATCTCAAGGCAGCCCTAATTTTAAAAATAATATAAAACGCTCACATGGAGGGCCTCCAGGGATGATGGGCGGTTTTTCTAACTCAGATAACAAATATTCACCTTATGTAATAGCTTACGCTTTAGCTTTCTTTGTTTTATCAATTTTAGGCTATCTAGCTATAGTTAAAAAGAAAATTAAAATAAGCACTGAAAATGGCGGTTTTATTCTTGCTAGTTTTCTAATAATAGGTTTTTTATTTAGAATTATTGTTGGACTTTTAATAACAGGTTACTCTTCTGACATCGGACTATACAAACAATGGGCTTCTTCTGCTGCTAAAAATTTTGCTTCTGTGTATAAAAGCACCGGTTCTATAGATTATCCACCTGTATATATTTATGTGCTATTTATTATTGGGAAAATAGCTTCTACTTCTTTAGGCAGCTACTATACACTACTTATTAAACTTCCATCTATAATTGCAGATATCGCTTCAGCGTACTTTGTATACAAACTTTCTAAAAAGTATTTCTCTTTTGAAAAAAGTTTTGTACTTACCCTATTTTTCCTATTTAACCCTGCTATACTTATAAACTCAGCTTTATGGGGTCAGGCAGATTCCTTCTTTACTTTACTTATTATATTTGCAGTTTATTTTATGTCAGAAAATAAAATAATTCCATCATCTATTTTCTTTGCACTCTCTGTACTAATGAAGCCTCAAGGAATAATATTCTTGCCTTTAGTTTTATTCTGGTACATACGCAATAGAGATTTAAAGGCTATACTAAAATCAATAGCTTCAGGAATAATAACTGCTATAATTGTAATTTTACCCTTCTCTATAGTAAACGGAAATATAACTTGGATTTTTAAGCTTTATACTAGAGAAGTTTCTGAATACCCTTATGCATCAAACAATGCGTATAACCTTTATAATTTAATTGGCGCTAATAATGTAAAAGATTCAAATACAATGTTTATATTTAGCTACCACACCTGGGGAATGATTTTTATAGTTTTAATAACAGTTTTCTCAGGAATACTTTTCTTAAAGAGTAAAAGTAAACGTGTCGCAGCTTTAGCCGCTTTAATTCAAGTAGTTGGTGTTTTTAACTTATCTGTTGGAATGCATGAAAGATATATGTTTGCAGCCGTTTTAATATCAATTTTAGCCTATATATACTTTAAAAATAATAAAATTTTAATAATTTCACTTTTGCTAAGCTTTATAAATTATGCTAATATGCATTCTGTTTTATTCAATCAAATGAGCATGAGAAATAATTCTTCTACCCCTATATGGACAGTATTTATATCCATGTTAAATATAATAACCTTTGCTTACTTAATAAAAGTTTCCTTTGATTTATGTATCAAAAAAAACACTACAACTTAA
- a CDS encoding bifunctional metallophosphatase/5'-nucleotidase, translating into MSKQKKLNLLTSRLVLIFFVIFTLLGNLPIKSFAASNDKTFDLVEINDFHGALEDTSNPANPVASVLGNRVKSIEASNPDTIVFGGGDLYQGSAMSNILKGVPVQKVMNNIGMNFTTLGNHEFDWGLDTLNKVTMSGANYNIICSNLYQKNSDGSKGDRVFDPYKIVTKDGVRIAFIGGITNETPNIVTPAYVSDKIFTDLATEINGVAKDIKDNNKADVIIAVVHEGEANLDNVVNKLSNVDAVFGGHTHTIEQKIVNGIPVINANHNGMGFADLKMTISDGNKISFSNTTSSYVALNNASGYMASNPTTDPEITQIVNDAKSQVGPTLNKVLGTIPSDITRKQDISPYGESALGNWVSDVIKNYGNADIGISNNGGLRTDLSSGDVTYGQIYALMPFDNDIDTVTVNKAQLKDILEQAVGQFSDPSSSVALGGKGLQVSGIKFTYDPSKTYGNKIVSITRENGSQISDSEILKLAGPDFVLTGGDGFLRFNKDDIKSSLMDTHTLVRDALIDDVTKNKTVKYTMDNRLSTGSEVPSTISVLETADVHGHILDYDYATGTVPKSSVGLAKVSTYVNNVRASNPNVMLVDSGDTIQGTPLSYYYDKIDTTSEYPLMKAMGAMKYDTWTLGNHEFNYGLPTLNRVISDAKKENIKVLSANTYKDDNSNFVDPYYIKDFNINGKTVKVGILGLTTKCIPNWEDPSHYAGLHFNDLVDEAKLWVPKMKAQGANIILVAAHTGEESASDTIPENEAKAIAANVSGVDAVLAAHVHNTVNDTSVKNPDGKIVPIVEPNKWGSYVSQVDITLDANGNAASINTKNVQMDDSISEDPNIVNLAQPYQAATLNYISTKLGTSTGEFTGSNQTTAPTAIMELINKVQQDAAKTQLSISAPLSSSAYIPKGDVTIKDIMSVYVYENYLYGVKMTGKQIKDWLEYSVRYYKQVSNPSDQITKDASLNVPDYNLDQLYGATYDVDLTEPACTTDPTTGRVASGNRIKNLKINGTPIKDSDVYTVAINDYRYNGGGGFMKAAGISNTDPSLVTYSSAKALGDDGQVRSLMQSYIKNNQTISPTNSNNWKLSTSPVTESNNDNPVGPLPVNPVPVNPLTNGSTSQNTAQPGSTSNSATTNTDGQLSNNTPAKINNDAVLPKTGSMIDSTVLIIIGLLLLVLGLVILLRDKFKRNQKSI; encoded by the coding sequence TTGTCTAAACAAAAAAAACTTAACCTACTAACCTCAAGACTAGTCTTAATATTTTTTGTCATTTTCACTTTACTAGGAAACCTACCAATAAAATCCTTTGCAGCTTCTAATGACAAAACTTTTGATCTAGTTGAAATCAATGATTTCCATGGTGCCCTTGAAGACACCAGCAATCCAGCAAATCCTGTTGCTTCAGTTCTTGGAAACAGAGTAAAAAGCATTGAAGCTTCCAATCCGGACACTATTGTCTTCGGTGGTGGAGATCTTTATCAAGGTTCTGCCATGTCAAACATTCTAAAAGGTGTACCTGTTCAGAAAGTTATGAACAATATAGGAATGAATTTCACAACTCTAGGAAACCATGAATTCGATTGGGGACTAGATACCCTAAACAAAGTAACTATGAGTGGTGCTAACTATAACATAATTTGCTCAAATTTATACCAGAAAAACTCTGATGGTTCAAAGGGTGATAGGGTTTTTGATCCGTATAAAATAGTAACAAAAGATGGCGTAAGAATAGCCTTCATTGGTGGAATAACAAATGAAACACCTAATATTGTTACACCTGCTTATGTATCTGATAAGATTTTTACAGATTTAGCAACTGAAATTAATGGTGTGGCTAAAGATATCAAAGATAATAATAAGGCAGATGTAATAATAGCTGTAGTACATGAAGGTGAAGCTAACTTAGACAATGTAGTAAACAAGCTTTCAAATGTAGATGCTGTTTTTGGAGGCCATACTCACACAATTGAACAAAAAATAGTTAACGGCATACCTGTTATAAATGCAAATCACAACGGTATGGGATTTGCAGATTTAAAAATGACTATATCTGACGGAAATAAAATAAGCTTTTCAAATACAACCTCAAGTTATGTAGCTTTAAATAATGCATCTGGCTATATGGCTTCAAATCCAACTACAGATCCTGAAATTACACAAATAGTAAATGATGCTAAATCACAAGTTGGTCCAACTCTTAATAAAGTCTTAGGTACTATACCATCTGATATAACTAGAAAACAAGATATTAGTCCATATGGTGAATCCGCCCTAGGTAACTGGGTAAGTGATGTTATAAAAAATTATGGAAACGCTGACATAGGTATATCTAATAATGGAGGCTTAAGAACAGACTTAAGCAGTGGAGATGTTACCTATGGTCAAATATACGCTTTAATGCCTTTTGATAATGATATAGATACAGTTACTGTGAATAAAGCTCAATTAAAAGATATTTTAGAACAAGCTGTTGGACAATTTAGTGATCCAAGCAGCAGCGTAGCTCTTGGTGGAAAAGGACTTCAAGTTTCGGGAATAAAATTCACCTATGATCCTTCAAAAACTTACGGAAATAAAATAGTTTCTATAACTAGAGAAAATGGAAGTCAAATTTCTGATTCAGAGATTCTTAAACTTGCAGGTCCTGATTTTGTACTTACAGGTGGCGATGGATTCTTAAGATTTAATAAAGATGATATAAAATCAAGCTTAATGGACACTCATACGCTTGTTCGTGATGCTTTAATAGATGATGTTACAAAGAATAAGACTGTTAAATATACAATGGATAATAGACTTAGCACTGGTTCAGAAGTACCATCAACTATTTCTGTTTTAGAAACTGCTGACGTTCACGGACACATACTTGATTATGATTATGCCACTGGAACTGTACCTAAAAGTTCTGTTGGTTTAGCAAAAGTATCAACTTATGTTAATAACGTGCGTGCTTCAAACCCTAATGTGATGCTTGTAGATTCTGGTGATACTATTCAAGGAACTCCTCTTTCTTACTATTATGATAAAATAGACACAACTTCTGAATACCCTCTTATGAAAGCTATGGGTGCAATGAAGTATGACACTTGGACTCTTGGAAATCACGAATTCAATTATGGATTGCCAACACTAAATAGAGTTATAAGTGATGCAAAAAAAGAAAACATAAAAGTATTATCTGCAAATACTTATAAGGATGATAACTCAAATTTTGTTGATCCTTATTATATAAAAGACTTTAACATAAACGGAAAAACAGTAAAAGTTGGAATCTTAGGTCTTACTACTAAATGCATACCTAATTGGGAAGACCCTTCTCACTATGCAGGACTTCATTTTAACGATTTAGTTGATGAGGCAAAGCTTTGGGTTCCAAAAATGAAAGCTCAAGGAGCAAATATAATCCTTGTAGCAGCTCATACTGGAGAAGAGAGTGCTTCTGATACTATTCCAGAAAATGAAGCTAAAGCTATCGCTGCAAATGTTTCAGGAGTTGATGCTGTACTTGCTGCACATGTTCATAACACTGTTAATGATACAAGTGTAAAAAACCCTGATGGTAAAATTGTACCTATTGTTGAGCCAAATAAATGGGGCTCATATGTATCACAGGTAGATATAACTTTAGACGCTAATGGAAATGCTGCAAGCATAAATACTAAAAATGTACAAATGGATGATTCAATATCCGAAGATCCTAACATAGTTAATCTAGCACAACCCTATCAGGCTGCAACTTTAAATTATATATCAACAAAGCTTGGAACTTCTACTGGTGAATTTACAGGTAGTAATCAAACAACTGCGCCTACTGCTATAATGGAATTGATAAACAAAGTTCAACAGGATGCAGCTAAAACTCAACTTTCAATATCTGCTCCTTTAAGTTCATCTGCTTATATTCCAAAAGGTGATGTAACTATAAAAGACATTATGTCAGTTTATGTGTACGAAAACTATTTATACGGTGTAAAAATGACAGGCAAACAAATAAAAGATTGGCTTGAATATTCAGTACGCTATTACAAACAAGTTTCAAATCCAAGTGATCAAATTACAAAAGATGCATCTTTAAACGTTCCAGATTATAATCTTGATCAGTTATATGGTGCAACCTATGATGTAGACTTGACTGAGCCTGCTTGTACTACTGATCCTACTACTGGAAGAGTTGCTTCTGGAAATAGAATTAAAAATCTTAAAATAAATGGTACTCCTATTAAAGATTCTGATGTTTATACTGTTGCAATAAATGATTATCGTTACAATGGTGGTGGAGGTTTTATGAAAGCTGCTGGCATAAGTAATACCGACCCAAGTCTTGTAACCTATAGTTCAGCTAAAGCTCTTGGAGATGACGGTCAAGTTAGAAGTTTAATGCAAAGTTACATTAAAAACAATCAAACTATATCTCCTACTAACTCAAATAATTGGAAACTATCAACTTCACCTGTTACAGAATCAAACAATGATAATCCTGTAGGACCTTTACCTGTGAATCCTGTACCCGTAAATCCTTTGACCAATGGATCTACAAGTCAAAACACAGCACAACCAGGATCAACATCAAATTCAGCTACTACTAATACTGATGGACAATTATCAAATAACACACCTGCTAAAATTAATAATGATGCTGTACTTCCAAAAACAGGTTCTATGATAGATAGTACTGTTCTTATTATAATAGGTTTGCTTCTTCTAGTTTTAGGATTAGTTATACTGCTTAGAGATAAATTCAAAAGAAATCAAAAATCTATTTAA
- a CDS encoding glycoside hydrolase family 26 protein — MTVKNFKKLFLSIFAVLYIISAANPTKVSAFSSTCKTGVFLGWDRNIDTSIAYTNGYANRLDIVSYDLCNWNGNNDSSSISWDSASTIRDLEKPNPSLLKQYTGPYPHLIKTAIISAHMPCPTGGTSNGYISDQDFATLSSAKIQNINSSSPAFLQKYKAIVSKIADGLEYYGHTGTIYFRPFHEVNGNWFWWGDKDVNQYKQLWINLHDYLVSTDSGCRGLTWLKFCYAPNSGKNAALYYPGDDYVDTVGMDAYSDTPATDSYVKRAYAELTGGTYNGITYPGINKPFGFPELGPNVGGQYIDNRNHSIQKFDYQRWADAIKLNYPKASYFVIWNGDYEPRKNINGPSMFNMSY; from the coding sequence ATGACAGTAAAGAATTTCAAGAAATTATTTTTATCTATTTTTGCAGTACTATACATAATATCTGCAGCAAATCCAACTAAGGTTTCCGCATTTTCTTCAACATGCAAGACTGGTGTTTTTCTTGGATGGGATAGAAATATTGACACATCAATAGCCTATACTAATGGCTATGCCAATCGATTGGACATAGTATCCTATGATCTTTGCAATTGGAATGGTAATAACGATTCATCTTCCATAAGTTGGGACAGCGCCTCAACTATAAGAGATCTCGAGAAACCAAATCCATCATTATTAAAGCAATATACTGGACCTTATCCACATTTAATAAAAACTGCTATTATATCAGCTCACATGCCTTGTCCTACAGGCGGAACTAGTAATGGTTATATATCTGATCAGGATTTCGCTACCCTATCTAGTGCGAAAATTCAAAATATTAATTCATCTAGTCCTGCTTTTCTTCAAAAGTACAAAGCAATTGTATCTAAAATAGCTGATGGCCTTGAATATTACGGACATACAGGAACTATTTATTTTCGTCCATTCCATGAAGTTAACGGAAACTGGTTTTGGTGGGGTGACAAAGATGTAAACCAATACAAACAACTCTGGATAAACTTACACGACTATTTAGTTAGTACTGATTCGGGATGTAGAGGACTTACTTGGTTAAAATTTTGCTATGCACCTAACAGTGGAAAGAATGCAGCGTTATATTATCCTGGAGACGACTATGTAGATACCGTAGGAATGGATGCCTATAGTGATACTCCTGCTACAGACTCATATGTAAAAAGAGCTTATGCTGAACTTACAGGTGGAACTTATAATGGTATAACTTATCCTGGAATAAATAAACCTTTCGGCTTTCCAGAACTTGGTCCAAATGTTGGTGGACAATATATAGATAATAGAAATCACTCTATACAAAAATTTGACTACCAAAGATGGGCTGATGCTATTAAATTAAATTACCCTAAGGCAAGCTACTTTGTAATTTGGAATGGTGACTATGAACCAAGAAAAAACATTAATGGACCTTCCATGTTTAATATGAGCTACTAA
- a CDS encoding ECF transporter S component yields MNNKLKTRQLTVIGLLSAISIVLGLTGYGFIPLPITKATIMHVPVIIGAILEGPIVGAVIGLIFGLFSIVQNIMSPSLLSFAYMNPLVSVLPRVLIGVTAYYSYRLVKVKNQSIKIAVSAVVGTLTNTLGVLTMIYVLYAARYATAKHISVKATAATIYGVAATSGTCEAIVSVLITVPVVLAIKKIRKK; encoded by the coding sequence ATGAATAATAAACTAAAAACAAGGCAGTTAACTGTAATAGGATTACTGTCAGCTATTTCTATTGTTTTAGGACTAACAGGTTATGGGTTTATTCCACTTCCTATAACCAAAGCAACTATCATGCATGTTCCTGTAATTATAGGAGCTATTCTTGAAGGACCGATAGTGGGAGCTGTAATAGGACTTATATTTGGATTATTTAGTATAGTTCAAAATATAATGTCGCCTAGTTTACTATCTTTTGCCTATATGAATCCTTTGGTTTCAGTTTTACCTAGAGTTTTAATAGGGGTAACTGCATATTATTCTTATAGATTAGTTAAGGTTAAAAATCAATCTATAAAAATAGCTGTTAGCGCTGTGGTTGGAACTTTAACTAATACTTTAGGTGTTCTTACAATGATTTATGTTTTATATGCAGCTAGATATGCAACTGCAAAACATATAAGTGTCAAAGCTACCGCTGCTACTATTTATGGAGTTGCAGCAACTAGTGGTACTTGTGAAGCTATAGTTTCAGTACTAATAACTGTACCTGTAGTTTTAGCCATTAAAAAGATTAGAAAAAAATAA
- a CDS encoding hybrid sensor histidine kinase/response regulator codes for MNILVIDDAKLNLLAVQNIVAEYKIECNLILVNSPEEGLKKIESEKIDIILLDIVMPNLSGIDVLKMVRDKHKNIVIIMFTSLTDKKYLKESFDLGANDYINKPIEPIEFISRLKSAIKLREYQCELIESYDNIKNINVELKESNAKLQITQIELINREKLSTIGRFSAGIAHEINTPLGYSISNLYSINKYFSILKENYERINAIIQNNYNNIKDTKYLEELYENKNKIEFIFKDFDTLIKESNEGLNKISYIIKNLIRFTNKKMYDSFQLNYLKEIVEETIILIDSELEYNKFKDIATIDYEIEEESYIKCNRFDIEQVIFNIIMNAIDFFNKSDEKVKILVESCKDEKWSYFSISDNGPGIDENMKDKVFEPFFTTKEIGKGLGLGLSACYDIIVNKYKGEIHVENLPVGGCKFSIKIPN; via the coding sequence ATGAATATTCTAGTTATAGATGATGCTAAACTTAATTTATTAGCTGTTCAAAATATAGTAGCAGAATATAAAATAGAATGTAATTTAATATTAGTAAATTCGCCAGAGGAAGGTCTTAAAAAGATAGAATCAGAGAAAATCGATATTATTTTATTAGATATAGTAATGCCTAATCTATCTGGAATAGATGTACTTAAAATGGTTAGAGATAAGCATAAAAATATAGTTATTATAATGTTTACCTCTTTAACAGATAAAAAGTACCTCAAGGAAAGCTTTGACTTGGGAGCAAATGATTACATTAATAAGCCAATTGAACCTATTGAATTCATATCAAGACTTAAATCAGCAATAAAATTGAGAGAATACCAGTGTGAATTGATAGAGTCCTATGATAATATTAAAAATATCAATGTGGAATTAAAAGAATCTAATGCAAAATTACAGATAACTCAGATTGAACTTATTAATAGAGAAAAGTTATCTACTATTGGAAGATTCTCTGCGGGTATAGCTCATGAAATAAATACACCACTTGGCTACAGTATTTCAAATTTGTATTCTATAAATAAGTATTTCTCTATTTTAAAAGAAAATTATGAACGGATAAATGCTATAATACAAAATAATTATAATAATATTAAAGATACAAAATATCTAGAAGAACTTTATGAAAATAAAAATAAAATAGAATTCATATTTAAAGACTTTGATACTTTGATTAAGGAAAGTAATGAAGGATTAAATAAAATTAGCTACATAATAAAAAATCTAATACGATTTACTAATAAAAAAATGTATGATAGTTTTCAATTAAATTATCTCAAAGAAATTGTTGAGGAAACAATTATACTAATAGATTCAGAGCTTGAATATAATAAATTTAAAGATATTGCTACTATTGATTATGAAATAGAAGAGGAAAGTTATATAAAGTGCAATAGATTTGATATTGAACAGGTCATATTTAATATAATTATGAATGCTATAGATTTTTTTAATAAGTCAGACGAAAAGGTAAAAATATTAGTTGAAAGCTGTAAAGATGAAAAATGGTCTTATTTTAGTATATCTGATAATGGACCAGGGATAGATGAGAATATGAAGGATAAGGTGTTTGAACCTTTTTTTACAACGAAGGAAATTGGAAAGGGTTTAGGTCTTGGTTTAAGTGCATGCTACGATATAATAGTTAATAAGTATAAAGGAGAAATTCATGTTGAAAACTTACCAGTAGGTGGATGCAAGTTTTCTATTAAAATTCCAAATTAG
- a CDS encoding response regulator, translating into MAKYNVLFVDDEINILNSINRITISEKFNTLTAISGEEALIEFSEKEIAVIVTDMKMPKMNGLELLEKVKEISPDTIRIVLSGYAQISQVIATVNRVGVFKYITKPWNNEEEFLPAIYQGLEYYDLIKQNEIFKTRLEQKNKAYTKILDANNKITQNAKLDVEAIKEVSKRIFNLKYKLLEYYKSKVINTEAFDSFLSGIDEVYFKYLDTLPSVKEEFKVDVLKEDLIQIGEGKIRTVFDGEIEKVKFFGNKKVLLVIIESILKVFARNTTWENIIVNLTVVNKFAVNFLLINKEDAKGIFTGSQFKLVFNVLNDICNFFGGKLAVDNERFLVKFNTSIEIHEQEC; encoded by the coding sequence ATGGCGAAATATAATGTGCTTTTTGTGGATGATGAGATTAATATCCTCAACTCTATAAATAGAATAACTATAAGTGAGAAATTTAATACTTTAACGGCTATAAGCGGAGAAGAAGCGTTAATAGAATTTAGTGAAAAAGAGATAGCAGTTATAGTTACAGATATGAAAATGCCTAAAATGAATGGGTTAGAATTATTGGAAAAAGTAAAGGAGATATCGCCTGATACTATTAGAATTGTGCTTTCAGGATATGCCCAAATATCGCAAGTAATTGCAACAGTGAATAGAGTAGGCGTATTTAAATATATAACTAAACCTTGGAATAATGAAGAGGAGTTTTTACCAGCTATATACCAAGGTTTAGAATATTATGATTTGATAAAGCAAAATGAAATATTCAAAACTAGGTTAGAACAGAAAAATAAGGCATATACCAAAATATTAGATGCTAACAATAAAATTACCCAAAATGCTAAGCTAGATGTAGAAGCAATTAAGGAAGTATCAAAGAGAATATTTAACTTAAAATATAAACTTTTAGAATATTATAAGAGTAAAGTAATAAATACAGAGGCTTTTGATTCATTTTTAAGTGGCATTGATGAAGTTTATTTTAAATATTTAGATACACTTCCAAGTGTTAAGGAAGAATTCAAGGTAGATGTGCTAAAAGAAGATCTTATTCAAATAGGAGAGGGAAAAATAAGAACGGTCTTTGATGGGGAAATTGAAAAAGTTAAGTTTTTTGGAAATAAAAAAGTTTTGCTGGTTATCATAGAAAGTATTCTTAAGGTATTTGCTAGGAACACAACATGGGAAAATATTATTGTTAACTTAACAGTAGTTAATAAGTTTGCAGTGAATTTTCTATTGATTAATAAAGAGGATGCTAAGGGAATATTTACTGGTTCACAATTTAAGCTTGTTTTTAATGTCTTAAACGATATTTGTAATTTCTTTGGTGGAAAGCTAGCTGTTGATAATGAAAGATTTCTAGTGAAATTTAATACTAGTATTGAAATACATGAACAGGAGTGTTGA